A region of the Bacteroidota bacterium genome:
AACGTATCCGATTGAGTGCCGTGGGTTGTTTTTTGGTCTCATTACTGCGTCAGTTGCCATCCCGTGGCTACGCGCAAAAGACCGCGGCCCTTCCAAAATGGTTATTGCGGTAATTGCCTGTGCAGCCGCGTTTTTAAGCGCCGGCCTGACACCACAGGAAATCCCCAACCCGAGCACCTGGCAGATTTTTGGCGCAGCCGCCATCGCTATCTGCGCCATGATTCTACCCGGCGTAAGCGGGGCCTTCCTCTTGCTGGTAATGGGACTCTACGCACCGACCACAGCTGCCATCAAGGCACTCGACTTTGGCTATATCGCAATTTTTGGCGCCGGCGCCGTTGTTGGAATGGGCGCGTTTTCACGTTTCTTAAAATGGCTGCTCGCCAACCACCACGATGCGACCATGGCTGCGCTTGTGGGCCTGATGATTGGTTCTTTGCGGGCGCTGTGGCCCTGGCAAACTGAAGACCGCGGGTTGCATATGCCAACAGAAAACGAACCCGTGCTGTGGGTTATCGTGCTGGCTATCATCGGATTTGTAGTCGTGTCCGCGCTTGTGTGGTGGGAGCATAGCAGAAAACAACACACACACTAAGGCTGTACGATAATCGGGCGTACAATCTGCGGCGCCTTTTCAATACCAACCACCAGCTGCAAAAAATAGACGCCTGAGGTCTGGTCAGTCATATCCAGTGCCAGCACCTGACGCGATCCGGTACCTGTTCCTTCATGTACCGTATAGACCAGTCGCCCAATGGCATCGAAAAGCAAGATCCTAACGGCTTCTCCAGCAGGCGCATCAAACGTAATGGTTGTTTTCTCTGCAAATGGGTTGGGATAATTGTGTATCGCTGCTTGCGGCAACGGTGAATCGATGACCTCAGTGTTGGCAGGGACCGTTTGATTTTCAAAATACTGCAACCCTCCTGTCAACGAGCCGATAACAAGGTCTAGATCGCTGTCGGCATCGAGGTCGGCCAGTGCCGGCGTAACCCTACGCAAATCAGACAACCCAAATACATCTTCAGCAAGGGTAAACGCCGGCGCATCAGCACTACCTGTATTCGTATACAAAAGGACGCCATCCTGGTCCGTACC
Encoded here:
- a CDS encoding DUF368 domain-containing protein, with the protein product MSGTNSGISVSTLLVNYFKGFLMGGADIIPGVSGGTMALIVGIYERLIEAISQVFNFAFALVRFKFAEAGKIFKEIEWSLILPLGIGIGSAIFLLASIINHFLTTYPIECRGLFFGLITASVAIPWLRAKDRGPSKMVIAVIACAAAFLSAGLTPQEIPNPSTWQIFGAAAIAICAMILPGVSGAFLLLVMGLYAPTTAAIKALDFGYIAIFGAGAVVGMGAFSRFLKWLLANHHDATMAALVGLMIGSLRALWPWQTEDRGLHMPTENEPVLWVIVLAIIGFVVVSALVWWEHSRKQHTH
- a CDS encoding T9SS type A sorting domain-containing protein, coding for GTDQDGVLLYTNTGSADAPAFTLAEDVFGLSDLRRVTPALADLDADSDLDLVIGSLTGGLQYFENQTVPANTEVIDSPLPQAAIHNYPNPFAEKTTITFDAPAGEAVRILLFDAIGRLVYTVHEGTGTGSRQVLALDMTDQTSGVYFLQLVVGIEKAPQIVRPIIVQP